One region of Macadamia integrifolia cultivar HAES 741 chromosome 11, SCU_Mint_v3, whole genome shotgun sequence genomic DNA includes:
- the LOC122093435 gene encoding ribonuclease P protein subunit p25-like protein — protein MDRYQRVEKPRPETPINENEIRITTQGRMRNYITYATSLLQDKGSNEIVLKAMGRAINKTVMIAELIKRRIAGLHQNTLIGSTDITDMWEPLEEGLLPLETTRHVSMITITLSKKELDTSSTGYQSPIPADQVKPWTEFEYEGDGSPGIRGRGRGGRGRGTVYF, from the exons ATGGATCGGTACCAGAGGGTGGAGAAGCCGAGGCCGGAGACGCCGATTAACGAAAATGAAATCCGGATAACCACTCAGGGGAGGATGAGGAACTATATTACTTATGCTACAAGTCTGCTCCAG gATAAGGGTTCAAATGAAATTGTCCTTAAAGCCATGGGGAGAGCTATCAACAAGACTGTGATGATTGCTGAACTAATCAAG AGAAGAATTGCTGGTCTCCATCAGAACACATTAATTGGATCTACAGATATAACCGACATGTGGGAGCCGCTGGAAGAAGGCTTGCTTCC CCTAGAAACAACTCGACATGTTTCAATGATTACAATCACCTTGTCCAAGAAGGAGTTGGATACATCCTCCACTGG TTACCAATCACCTATTCCAGCTGATCAAGTAAAGCCGTGGACTGAATTTGAGTATGAGGGAG ATGGTTCTCCTGGCATACGAGGCAGAGGACGTGGTGGTCGAGGAAGAGGTACTGTGTATTTTTAG
- the LOC122094223 gene encoding uncharacterized protein LOC122094223, which yields MDPMQIALPVVGIIAAATVTFYAVSFSELREKSFRDLDESDDENGGFNSSLSSRERRARRKAEKDAKK from the exons ATGGATCCAATGCAGATAGCTCTTCCCGTAGTGGGAATAATAGCAGCTGCTACAGTAACCTTCTATGCTGTGAGCTTTTCAGAGCTCCGAGAG AAATCTTTTAGAGACTTGGACGAGTCTGATGATGAAAATGGAGGATTTAACTCATCTCTGAGCTCGAGAGAACGACGGGCCAGAAGGAAAGCAGAGAAAGATGCCAAGAAATGA